In Anaeromicrobium sediminis, the following are encoded in one genomic region:
- a CDS encoding type I phosphomannose isomerase catalytic subunit: protein MYPLKFYPLYKEKVWGGSNIQRYFQRNISEKLPIGESWELCCHEHGTSLIKNGKYKNISITDLINSKGHDILGENHEEYAKSFPLLIKYIDANDKLSVQVHPNDEYTNYRVGESGKIEMWYIVDAMENANIIYGLKEDCSKDEFIESVMNNSIKDNLNYVDIKAGDVLYIPAGTVHAICEGTLIAEIQQNSDTTYRLYDWDRVGLDGKPRQLHITDAVSVIDHGVKNNKAQGYTFSNKDYDKTVYVSCDKFTVEKINVKRKYVDNLNGKIFKIYMCLDGDLDIIHNNKIEFLKAGETILIPASLENYRIIGNGTLIKTYIQEPMEVAKRLNSMGATREDLLKIEGLNRII, encoded by the coding sequence GTGTATCCACTGAAATTTTATCCTCTATACAAAGAAAAGGTATGGGGTGGAAGTAATATTCAGAGATATTTTCAGAGAAATATAAGTGAAAAACTACCAATAGGCGAAAGTTGGGAACTTTGTTGTCATGAACATGGTACTAGTTTAATTAAGAATGGAAAATATAAAAACATATCCATAACAGATTTAATAAATTCTAAAGGACATGATATATTAGGGGAAAATCATGAAGAATATGCTAAAAGTTTTCCCTTATTAATTAAATATATAGATGCCAATGATAAATTATCTGTACAAGTTCATCCAAATGATGAGTATACAAACTACAGAGTAGGTGAATCTGGAAAAATTGAAATGTGGTATATAGTAGACGCCATGGAAAATGCTAATATCATATATGGTTTGAAAGAAGATTGCAGTAAAGATGAATTCATAGAGTCTGTAATGAATAATTCTATCAAGGATAATCTAAACTATGTGGATATAAAGGCAGGAGACGTATTATACATTCCAGCAGGTACAGTCCATGCCATATGCGAAGGAACTTTGATTGCAGAGATTCAACAAAACAGTGATACTACCTATCGATTATATGATTGGGATAGGGTGGGATTAGATGGAAAACCACGACAACTTCATATAACAGATGCTGTATCTGTTATAGACCATGGGGTTAAAAATAATAAGGCACAAGGATATACTTTCAGTAATAAGGACTATGATAAAACCGTATATGTATCTTGTGACAAATTTACCGTGGAAAAGATAAATGTAAAGAGAAAATATGTAGATAATCTAAACGGAAAAATATTTAAAATATATATGTGTTTAGATGGAGACTTAGATATTATCCATAATAATAAGATAGAATTTTTAAAAGCTGGAGAAACTATTTTAATACCAGCTAGTTTAGAAAATTACAGAATAATAGGAAATGGGACTTTAATAAAGACTTATATTCAAGAACCTATGGAAGTAGCAAAAAGATTAAATTCTATGGGAGCCACTAGAGAGGACTTATTAAAAATAGAAGGACTCAATAGAATAATATAA